The following coding sequences lie in one Novipirellula aureliae genomic window:
- a CDS encoding alpha/beta hydrolase, with product MKPLFVCILFALSPLLLLRADEPVPQATVVIELPIQGDRYDASRFTGLSKNERASESEAVWYPLTTKTRFALMLLKTQAVVTEYDISSTRLRIEFAEDKVNEIVPILFPPSFLNIDDFTGQDRVVVLVHGLEGGKLTYRELAPAFEAHGWFPLQMVYPNDGGIKEPAKFLQGELERLHRRYPQTRWAIVAHSLGGLVAWEALASAKSTPVTDLVTLGTPFAGSSMARFQSDLELADVAVRLMAFDLGAIDTLADGSGEAIELLKPDSQQRRDLLKRSLPPVVRLHLVAGSGGPIKKDEIVKFSGLIERVIERLNPSEQFAAHLRVLASASEVVEGVGDGAVTVRSATAIDHHYSQRVFSRSHTGLLKVNQDNDEVLEWILAQLRKVDAAGSKR from the coding sequence ATGAAGCCGCTTTTTGTTTGCATCTTATTTGCGTTGAGTCCGCTGCTGCTATTGCGAGCCGACGAGCCGGTTCCGCAAGCGACCGTCGTCATTGAATTGCCAATTCAAGGCGATCGTTATGATGCGAGCAGGTTTACTGGGCTATCGAAAAACGAGAGGGCGAGCGAGAGCGAGGCTGTGTGGTATCCGTTGACGACCAAGACGCGGTTTGCGTTGATGCTGCTTAAAACGCAGGCTGTCGTCACCGAGTATGACATCTCATCCACTCGGCTGCGGATTGAATTCGCTGAAGACAAGGTGAACGAAATCGTGCCGATTCTGTTTCCGCCAAGTTTCTTGAATATCGACGATTTTACGGGACAAGATCGCGTGGTGGTGCTAGTCCATGGCCTCGAAGGCGGAAAGCTGACGTATCGCGAGCTTGCCCCTGCATTTGAAGCCCATGGCTGGTTTCCTCTACAGATGGTCTATCCCAACGACGGGGGTATTAAGGAGCCCGCAAAATTCTTGCAGGGGGAACTTGAGCGACTACATCGCCGCTATCCGCAAACCCGCTGGGCCATCGTCGCTCATAGTCTCGGCGGGCTTGTTGCCTGGGAAGCTTTGGCGAGTGCAAAGTCTACTCCTGTGACGGATCTCGTCACCCTCGGTACTCCCTTTGCCGGTTCCTCCATGGCTCGTTTTCAATCCGATTTAGAATTAGCCGATGTCGCCGTTCGATTGATGGCGTTTGATTTGGGGGCAATCGATACATTAGCTGACGGTTCGGGTGAAGCGATCGAGCTTTTGAAGCCAGATAGTCAACAGCGACGAGATCTGCTCAAACGCTCGCTCCCGCCCGTCGTGCGATTACACTTGGTTGCTGGCAGCGGTGGACCGATCAAAAAAGATGAAATAGTGAAGTTTTCAGGATTAATTGAGCGAGTGATCGAAAGACTGAACCCCAGCGAGCAGTTTGCGGCGCATCTGCGTGTTTTGGCGTCTGCATCGGAGGTTGTTGAAGGCGTAGGCGACGGTGCGGTTACAGTGCGGAGTGCGACAGCAATCGATCATCATTATAGTCAGCGAGTTTTTAGTCGTTCCCACACCGGTTTGTTGAAAGTGAACCAAGACAACGACGAAGTGCTAGAGTGGATCCTGGCACAACTGCGCAAGGTCGATGCCGCAGGATCGAAACGATGA
- a CDS encoding ATP-binding cassette domain-containing protein — MNSVKPHERCRMCRGGIVQDGHCLQCSYPQVQAEDAGLPPWPTESGRSIGAGSAWHASYLNTHPGQPWQLHIREGESKKVCAKEINYNGVLDDDTCLFLWCPPDQQALYVRMLAPEHSEDDWITIRGEVTHAGKLSPGDLLTIGSYPWVFHAYSYGNGFGLEAGNPLVGSSVELREVTLGQRLNVPALRFTSGQFVGIIGSSGSGKSTLIREIAETRVGRGIVLIDGQSRDDGDDPAMSKIAYVPQKDVVHEDLTVGQQTIDYVRLVNPEIRSDRIDESLRVVGLRNLSGRYPSQLSGGQLRRTRLAAAFARSPGVLLLDEPDSGLDPKTALDIRRLLRTFSLLGATVITVTHHRHGMDHFDRVLTLDRGRIIADSLPDGPLPDTTSSGKQQRASRLRQFAQIFRREWTQFAQRKFFTGELHPFGDRLVNWLPQSIRQLRIAVPQWILVGLVIPILFAISIGLALPTETPQEKLHPHLAGFLCVLSVIWMAASHSHLALTTNWHRIEYERQQGLRAYPFLAAKSTFLFLVTVIQTSLFFGVFWFIRHGWLQQPMFYGSSDDTPGVGTVSLGDTPFKNLDVGNWQVFATLIAVGLAASQLGLMISAIAKWRTLVAASILPLVMMVQILFSAFVIQAEVSDQNVEKTYAGFWWQNRCEGIEGCPSTLVRFEPKTGLICEECSSAAPGGNRKPLSEKDIDYRLEENTKTPLRFATIASYGTLTRYADISLRPIVKCLEDEEHQQKYGYAVLRRDAMIRLVLIAMLCHFVVVILSGGFAPRVIVRRLRVWVQAISSKPKAES; from the coding sequence ATGAATTCAGTGAAGCCGCACGAACGATGCCGGATGTGTCGTGGTGGCATCGTACAGGACGGGCATTGTTTGCAATGTTCGTACCCTCAAGTGCAAGCCGAAGATGCTGGGTTACCGCCGTGGCCCACTGAGTCGGGTCGCAGCATCGGCGCTGGCTCCGCATGGCACGCCAGTTACCTCAACACGCATCCTGGGCAACCTTGGCAGTTGCACATACGTGAGGGTGAGTCGAAAAAGGTTTGTGCAAAAGAGATCAACTACAACGGAGTGCTGGACGACGATACGTGCTTGTTTCTGTGGTGTCCGCCAGATCAACAAGCGTTGTATGTTCGCATGTTGGCACCCGAGCATAGCGAAGACGACTGGATAACGATCCGTGGCGAAGTAACCCATGCTGGAAAGCTCTCGCCCGGTGACCTCTTAACGATCGGTTCCTACCCCTGGGTTTTTCATGCCTATTCGTATGGCAATGGTTTCGGGTTAGAAGCCGGTAATCCACTTGTCGGCTCTTCGGTGGAACTACGTGAGGTGACCCTGGGCCAGCGGTTGAATGTTCCGGCGTTGCGGTTCACCTCAGGCCAATTTGTGGGGATTATCGGTTCGAGCGGGTCGGGAAAATCGACTTTGATCCGTGAAATTGCTGAAACTCGCGTTGGCCGTGGCATCGTGCTGATCGACGGACAAAGTCGCGATGACGGTGACGATCCCGCAATGAGCAAGATCGCTTATGTGCCGCAGAAAGACGTGGTACATGAGGATTTGACGGTTGGCCAACAGACAATTGACTACGTGCGATTGGTGAACCCTGAAATCCGCAGCGACCGGATCGATGAGTCTTTGCGAGTCGTTGGGCTGCGAAATCTATCTGGTCGCTACCCATCGCAGCTTTCTGGTGGTCAATTGCGGCGTACACGGTTGGCGGCGGCGTTTGCACGTAGCCCAGGCGTGTTGCTGCTCGACGAGCCGGATAGTGGCCTCGATCCCAAAACGGCCCTCGATATCCGGCGATTGCTGCGCACATTCAGTCTGTTGGGAGCAACCGTGATCACGGTTACTCACCATCGACACGGGATGGACCACTTTGATCGAGTCCTGACGCTCGACCGCGGACGAATCATTGCTGACTCGCTACCAGATGGCCCGCTGCCGGATACAACATCCAGTGGAAAACAACAGCGGGCTTCGCGGTTGAGGCAATTCGCACAGATTTTCCGTCGCGAGTGGACTCAGTTCGCACAGCGAAAGTTTTTCACTGGCGAGCTTCATCCCTTTGGTGATCGATTGGTGAATTGGTTACCGCAGTCGATTCGGCAACTTCGTATTGCGGTTCCACAGTGGATTCTTGTCGGTTTGGTGATTCCGATTTTGTTCGCCATCTCGATCGGTTTGGCTTTGCCGACGGAAACGCCTCAGGAAAAGCTTCATCCACATTTGGCTGGGTTTCTTTGCGTGTTGTCGGTGATTTGGATGGCCGCTAGTCACAGTCACTTGGCCTTGACGACCAATTGGCACCGAATCGAGTACGAACGCCAGCAGGGGCTGCGTGCCTATCCGTTTCTCGCCGCCAAGTCCACTTTCCTGTTTCTCGTGACGGTGATTCAGACGAGTCTATTTTTTGGCGTGTTCTGGTTCATTCGTCATGGCTGGCTTCAGCAGCCAATGTTTTATGGCAGCAGTGACGACACTCCTGGAGTCGGAACCGTCTCTTTGGGCGACACACCGTTTAAAAATTTGGATGTAGGCAATTGGCAAGTGTTCGCGACTTTGATCGCTGTCGGATTGGCTGCGTCCCAACTTGGGCTGATGATATCGGCCATAGCGAAATGGCGGACGCTAGTTGCTGCTTCAATTTTACCGTTGGTGATGATGGTTCAAATCCTCTTTTCTGCGTTTGTGATTCAAGCCGAAGTGAGTGACCAGAATGTCGAGAAAACCTATGCGGGATTCTGGTGGCAGAATCGCTGTGAAGGCATTGAGGGCTGCCCATCGACGCTAGTCAGGTTCGAGCCCAAGACGGGGTTGATCTGCGAAGAATGTAGTAGTGCGGCACCGGGAGGCAATCGAAAGCCATTGTCTGAAAAAGACATCGATTATCGACTCGAAGAAAACACGAAAACACCGCTTCGTTTCGCCACGATAGCATCCTACGGCACATTGACACGTTATGCTGACATCTCGCTGCGTCCTATCGTTAAATGCCTTGAGGACGAAGAACACCAGCAGAAATACGGATATGCCGTTTTGCGTCGCGATGCGATGATTCGACTGGTGTTGATTGCGATGTTGTGCCATTTCGTCGTCGTGATTCTCAGCGGCGGTTTTGCACCTCGCGTGATTGTGCGTCGATTGCGTGTGTGGGTGCAGGCAATTTCCAGTAAGCCCAAGGCGGAATCATGA
- a CDS encoding protein kinase domain-containing protein, with translation MSDQQPGVSAPEENPIDDPFSSLHTQRAQISASSEDSGSVADFGVEQIGDYKIVRELGRGGMGIVYLAKQRTLDRLVALKVISLGQLSGGEEIARFHAEAESAARLDHRNIATVYEVGVVEELGSASGFGIQMRPKDEIDGR, from the coding sequence ATGTCTGACCAACAACCTGGCGTTTCCGCTCCTGAAGAAAATCCGATTGACGATCCGTTCAGCAGCCTGCACACCCAGCGTGCTCAAATTAGCGCCTCATCAGAGGACTCCGGGTCTGTTGCTGATTTCGGCGTTGAGCAGATTGGCGACTACAAAATCGTTCGCGAACTTGGTCGTGGTGGAATGGGGATCGTCTACCTGGCCAAGCAACGAACGCTTGACCGTCTGGTTGCACTGAAAGTGATCTCACTGGGCCAGCTCTCTGGTGGTGAAGAGATTGCTCGCTTTCATGCCGAAGCCGAATCGGCTGCCCGCTTGGATCATCGCAACATCGCCACCGTGTACGAAGTCGGTGTTGTTGAAGAATTGGGGTCAGCCTCGGGATTCGGGATTCAGATGAGGCCAAAGGACGAAATTGATGGACGGTAG
- a CDS encoding DUF3482 domain-containing protein gives MRLCKSQLRRCSKRYRKPKPKRLHDRACCITHIVENFHFSMDDINNELNDVEGTESVMKIDFFEPSRLRWQATAAAATGGAVAGGTIDLFVGGASFGTGVLIGGTLGAIGGYFGAGGYESYTESGSTTISLGPTTELLCLLTGAGVSAAKVLKNRGRADPNNVCIRFDHKAFVPDKDARSEIDGLKKSQKATSMLEKAIRQAIES, from the coding sequence TTGAGACTCTGCAAGAGTCAACTTCGACGATGCAGCAAGCGTTATCGCAAACCAAAGCCGAAACGACTGCATGACCGGGCTTGTTGCATAACCCATATCGTCGAGAATTTTCATTTTAGCATGGACGACATCAACAACGAGCTAAACGATGTCGAGGGGACTGAATCGGTAATGAAGATCGATTTCTTTGAGCCTTCACGCCTGCGTTGGCAGGCCACCGCAGCAGCGGCTACTGGCGGTGCGGTCGCGGGCGGGACGATTGATCTTTTTGTCGGTGGTGCTTCATTTGGTACCGGTGTGTTGATCGGCGGAACGCTCGGTGCGATTGGTGGCTATTTTGGTGCCGGCGGTTATGAATCGTATACGGAATCCGGTTCGACGACCATAAGCCTTGGGCCGACGACGGAACTATTATGTTTACTAACCGGTGCGGGTGTGAGCGCAGCGAAAGTGCTAAAAAACCGTGGTCGTGCTGATCCAAATAACGTTTGTATCCGGTTTGACCACAAGGCGTTTGTGCCCGACAAAGACGCACGCAGTGAAATTGACGGACTGAAGAAATCGCAAAAAGCAACATCAATGCTTGAGAAAGCGATCCGACAGGCGATTGAATCGTAG
- a CDS encoding protein-tyrosine phosphatase family protein, producing the protein MHIPTKFVHPEKPTPCNRTYWVIDDVLLAGAYPGRPDPADHRQRIASLFNAGMRTFINLQEENETNNSGKPFVRYDNELRRLASDRSEQIAHLRFPIPDGGTTSIDRMRCILDAIDLSLAADRPVYIHCFGGMGRTGTAVCCWLLRHRLISTENVFERLTQLRQADVERASWKAPENADQAAFVLSWLG; encoded by the coding sequence TTGCACATCCCAACCAAATTTGTTCATCCAGAGAAACCGACGCCATGCAATCGCACCTATTGGGTTATTGACGATGTTTTACTCGCTGGGGCGTATCCCGGTCGGCCAGATCCAGCTGACCATAGGCAGCGGATCGCGTCGCTCTTCAACGCCGGCATGCGGACGTTCATCAACTTGCAAGAAGAAAACGAAACCAACAATTCCGGAAAACCGTTCGTTCGCTACGACAATGAACTGCGAAGGCTTGCAAGCGATCGTAGCGAGCAAATTGCTCACCTGCGTTTTCCGATCCCGGATGGCGGAACAACGTCCATCGACCGTATGCGGTGCATCCTCGACGCAATCGACCTATCTCTCGCTGCCGATCGCCCCGTCTATATCCACTGCTTCGGAGGAATGGGACGCACCGGTACGGCGGTCTGTTGTTGGCTGCTACGTCATCGGCTAATCTCTACTGAAAACGTTTTCGAGCGATTAACCCAACTGCGGCAAGCCGACGTGGAACGAGCGAGTTGGAAAGCACCCGAAAATGCTGATCAAGCGGCCTTCGTTTTGTCCTGGTTGGGTTAG
- a CDS encoding dynamin family protein, with the protein MNPTSYKAARETILQSIESANEVVQNLRIKDGAFFSEIPSEAQRRFVHIEREITRLRQPNLTVAFVGGFSAGKSSLVNAFLGRYLLPESTEVTTAVPTFIRSTGEKEFARLSYLSKAEVETLEELYRESFANKFKQPELANMPTQELLEQVRPQTSEGKGKNLLQYFEVFLEEKKRRDLPDRGLTKDCSLEEMAIHVRDEKEAMFLDRVEVFVNAPDIPSDVQLVDLPGISVPNPRHERLTYRFVTQDAHALIFVLRSTQLFNQDELDILERIRSGESSISDKTFWVLNRWDALSEQQQAETLIGFQERMKEYSIPDSYVMVKTNALHGLLSQLAIRGVQPNDAKLKTHQQEYEKELPHRYGGDHRTAFKESEIDDLQREVLDYLNNRIRSTTLRSAVDNSQQNLVQPLLHHLSQKKRHDEQLVHGALENEQAADTRTRTEMRYESRKSELMKCFKSLRDGIAVSRGEQFADGEDHISIQLRAEIDSGNSTDAYEVYKSIIADNRLRTFPYYFEIEMKVVDGLNSVLKSEFQKLVRQHVSDALENLTNVIRDELEKLKSDVNFDAAVTQGLGQVLAGSRDMVLNKVDGIVEQKAGQLDSLLVYKSKGFFAFFGGGNEIIDGLEGAARMFATELKDVRQEIKPEHMEEKTKKIRETLSTHYMQHVETFGEDVRNSVWPIVINEMHDLEKKLLGELSREYRTLLEKSVQGEVEIEYGSRRGELEARSKRFRQAIETLQESTSTMQQALSQTKAETTA; encoded by the coding sequence TTGAATCCGACAAGTTACAAAGCAGCAAGAGAAACCATTCTTCAGTCAATTGAGTCGGCCAACGAAGTCGTTCAAAATCTTCGTATCAAAGACGGGGCATTTTTTAGCGAAATTCCATCCGAAGCTCAACGTCGTTTCGTTCATATCGAACGTGAAATTACCCGTTTGCGCCAACCGAACTTGACTGTCGCATTCGTTGGCGGTTTTAGTGCTGGTAAATCTTCGTTAGTCAATGCCTTTTTGGGGCGTTACCTTCTACCTGAATCTACCGAAGTCACGACTGCGGTCCCAACCTTCATTCGTTCAACCGGTGAAAAGGAGTTTGCAAGACTAAGCTATCTCAGTAAAGCCGAAGTTGAAACGCTAGAGGAGCTCTACCGAGAGTCCTTTGCAAATAAGTTCAAGCAACCTGAGCTTGCAAACATGCCCACGCAGGAACTTTTGGAGCAAGTCAGGCCGCAAACAAGTGAAGGCAAAGGCAAGAATCTTCTGCAGTACTTTGAGGTATTTCTTGAGGAAAAGAAACGTCGCGATTTGCCTGATCGTGGCTTAACGAAGGACTGCTCGCTCGAAGAAATGGCTATTCACGTTCGAGACGAAAAGGAAGCCATGTTTTTGGATCGCGTTGAGGTCTTTGTTAACGCTCCTGATATTCCATCGGATGTGCAACTCGTCGATTTGCCGGGGATTAGCGTTCCCAATCCCCGTCACGAAAGATTGACTTATCGGTTTGTCACACAAGATGCCCATGCGCTCATTTTTGTTCTTCGTTCGACGCAATTGTTCAACCAGGACGAGCTGGACATTCTCGAGCGAATACGCAGCGGCGAATCGTCGATCTCCGATAAGACCTTTTGGGTTCTCAACCGGTGGGATGCCTTATCCGAACAGCAGCAAGCGGAAACGCTGATCGGATTCCAAGAACGGATGAAAGAATATAGCATCCCGGATAGCTATGTAATGGTAAAAACCAACGCGTTGCATGGTCTTCTAAGCCAGCTTGCTATTCGAGGGGTGCAACCCAACGACGCGAAGCTCAAGACTCATCAACAGGAATATGAAAAAGAATTGCCGCATCGGTACGGTGGAGACCACCGAACGGCGTTTAAGGAAAGTGAAATTGATGACCTCCAACGCGAGGTTCTTGACTACTTAAACAACCGTATTCGCAGTACGACATTGCGATCAGCCGTCGACAATTCCCAGCAAAATTTGGTCCAACCGCTTTTACATCACCTGTCACAAAAGAAACGTCATGACGAGCAGTTGGTCCATGGTGCCCTCGAAAACGAGCAGGCAGCTGACACTCGCACCCGAACCGAAATGCGATACGAGTCACGGAAGTCGGAATTGATGAAGTGCTTCAAATCGCTACGGGATGGTATCGCGGTGTCACGGGGCGAACAATTCGCTGATGGCGAAGATCACATTTCAATCCAACTTCGTGCAGAGATCGATAGTGGCAACTCGACCGATGCGTATGAGGTTTACAAGTCAATCATTGCCGACAACCGGCTTCGAACATTTCCTTACTACTTCGAAATAGAGATGAAGGTAGTGGACGGTCTTAATTCCGTTTTGAAGTCCGAATTTCAAAAATTGGTACGCCAACATGTCAGCGACGCATTAGAGAATCTGACGAACGTTATTCGAGATGAACTGGAGAAACTTAAGTCCGACGTCAACTTCGATGCTGCCGTCACTCAGGGGCTTGGGCAAGTGCTCGCGGGAAGCCGTGATATGGTTTTGAACAAGGTTGATGGAATCGTGGAACAAAAGGCTGGCCAACTTGATAGCCTCCTCGTTTACAAATCGAAGGGTTTCTTTGCCTTCTTTGGTGGTGGTAACGAAATAATCGACGGCCTCGAAGGGGCCGCACGTATGTTTGCAACCGAACTAAAGGACGTGCGACAAGAAATCAAACCCGAGCACATGGAGGAGAAGACGAAAAAAATTCGGGAAACGCTCAGCACTCATTATATGCAACATGTTGAGACGTTTGGCGAAGACGTCCGCAATTCGGTTTGGCCAATCGTCATAAATGAGATGCACGATTTGGAGAAAAAGCTGTTAGGCGAGCTTTCTCGAGAATACCGTACTTTGCTTGAAAAATCGGTCCAAGGGGAGGTCGAAATCGAGTACGGTTCGCGGCGAGGAGAGTTGGAGGCAAGATCGAAACGATTCCGGCAAGCGATTGAGACTCTGCAAGAGTCAACTTCGACGATGCAGCAAGCGTTATCGCAAACCAAAGCCGAAACGACTGCATGA
- a CDS encoding tetratricopeptide repeat protein: MFELRGLSIRQPYAWAICANLKTIENRTWTTDRRGTIAIHASTSPQNVNEMIRECELELVDRNWFPYGAIIGLADIVDIASYGPEHEDDPFAFGPYCWRMANGRLLKEPLPLKGKLNLFKMPESFQRQILEAESYEVDIDSDPVASEIAVAMDGEPDPVLCYIDLFHEYQATGNHRDAVVIAASRLEDLAPEEPDAFIVRGELLIQEENYEGAEELFREVVRLDSQSIEGWDRLFYIYDALGRKAELLEVAENLLDIAPEMAIVHAMHAYSFVMNNRYEEAVRACDRSLEMDQENPLAWRVRSAAKRGLNDKKGALDDIDQAIRLAPEDDSLVAVKEDLLLDMDNQ, encoded by the coding sequence ATGTTTGAACTACGCGGACTATCCATCCGGCAACCTTATGCTTGGGCAATTTGCGCAAATCTCAAGACGATTGAGAATCGCACTTGGACAACGGACCGCCGCGGGACGATTGCTATTCATGCATCAACAAGTCCTCAAAACGTTAATGAGATGATTCGGGAGTGCGAACTCGAATTGGTGGATCGCAACTGGTTTCCATACGGTGCCATCATCGGACTTGCTGACATTGTAGACATCGCATCCTATGGCCCCGAGCACGAAGACGATCCGTTCGCCTTCGGTCCCTATTGTTGGCGCATGGCCAATGGTCGCTTGTTGAAGGAGCCACTGCCGCTAAAGGGCAAACTAAATCTGTTTAAGATGCCTGAGTCGTTTCAACGGCAGATTCTTGAAGCCGAGTCGTACGAGGTGGATATTGATTCGGACCCCGTAGCAAGTGAAATCGCTGTGGCGATGGACGGCGAACCCGATCCGGTTCTCTGCTACATCGACCTGTTTCATGAATATCAGGCAACGGGTAATCATCGCGACGCCGTCGTGATCGCAGCGTCGCGGTTGGAAGATTTGGCACCAGAAGAACCAGACGCATTCATCGTTCGTGGCGAGCTGCTTATCCAAGAGGAGAACTACGAGGGGGCCGAAGAATTGTTTCGCGAAGTGGTCCGGCTCGATTCCCAGAGCATCGAAGGATGGGACCGACTCTTTTATATTTACGATGCCCTCGGGAGAAAAGCCGAACTGCTAGAAGTTGCAGAAAACCTTCTGGACATTGCACCAGAGATGGCTATTGTACACGCGATGCATGCATACTCATTCGTTATGAACAATCGTTATGAGGAAGCCGTTCGAGCTTGCGACCGTTCACTTGAAATGGATCAAGAAAACCCGCTGGCTTGGCGAGTGCGAAGCGCAGCGAAACGAGGGCTGAACGACAAAAAAGGGGCACTAGATGATATTGATCAAGCAATTCGGCTCGCACCGGAAGATGACTCGCTTGTCGCAGTCAAAGAAGATTTGCTGTTGGATATGGATAACCAATAG
- a CDS encoding class I SAM-dependent methyltransferase, giving the protein MHRALPKESYDVVLAATVLHHMRDDEDWRAAFEKVISVLRPGGSFWITDLVVQETVPVHELMWSRYGDYLEGLGGVEYRQKVFEYIDREDSPRPVTYQLDLLRRVGFAHVELLHKNSRFAAFGAWKE; this is encoded by the coding sequence TTGCATAGAGCACTACCGAAGGAAAGCTACGACGTCGTGCTCGCCGCTACGGTGCTGCACCACATGCGTGACGACGAGGATTGGCGAGCCGCGTTTGAAAAGGTCATCTCGGTGTTGCGTCCCGGCGGATCGTTCTGGATCACCGATCTGGTCGTTCAAGAAACCGTGCCCGTCCACGAATTGATGTGGTCGCGCTACGGCGATTATCTTGAGGGACTCGGCGGCGTCGAGTACCGCCAAAAAGTCTTTGAATATATCGACCGCGAGGATTCGCCGCGACCAGTGACGTACCAGCTCGACCTGCTTCGCCGCGTTGGATTCGCCCACGTCGAACTGCTGCACAAAAACAGTCGCTTCGCTGCCTTCGGGGCTTGGAAGGAGTAG
- a CDS encoding HNH endonuclease, with the protein MTATELIYLNNCLGRNHAKVYENERAFFDFSASGHQEKMAAGLAVGQECVVASLSKMGSIAFSWYSLEEERLIPSESGVLDRVFLGQRFFSESMSKPKAAKSKRYAIFFNSLGHFKRSSVLRATLAPRYYPPSKKLKVKLNPDEVDIAGQAYPEGATKTVVVNAYERNAAARSACLQHYGLRCAICDLSFAEAYGTDAEGYIHVHHRKPLAKLKTAYEVNPIKDLVPVCPNCHAVIHLGGANRSVDQVRAMIETAKSAQ; encoded by the coding sequence ATGACTGCTACTGAACTTATTTATTTGAACAATTGCTTGGGACGTAATCACGCGAAAGTTTACGAAAATGAGCGAGCCTTTTTTGATTTCAGTGCGAGCGGACATCAAGAGAAAATGGCTGCTGGCCTTGCCGTTGGACAGGAATGCGTTGTGGCCTCATTGAGCAAAATGGGATCGATCGCCTTTTCGTGGTACTCGCTTGAGGAAGAGCGGTTAATACCAAGTGAATCGGGTGTGCTGGATAGGGTCTTTCTGGGCCAACGATTCTTCAGCGAATCGATGTCAAAACCGAAGGCAGCGAAATCAAAGCGATACGCGATCTTCTTTAATTCACTAGGTCACTTCAAACGGTCTTCCGTTCTGAGAGCAACGTTAGCACCACGCTATTACCCACCAAGTAAGAAACTGAAGGTAAAACTGAACCCGGATGAAGTGGATATCGCTGGACAAGCCTACCCAGAAGGCGCAACGAAAACCGTCGTCGTCAATGCCTATGAACGTAACGCGGCGGCCCGATCCGCTTGTCTTCAACACTATGGACTGCGATGCGCAATTTGTGATTTGTCCTTTGCTGAAGCCTACGGCACCGACGCAGAGGGTTACATCCATGTGCATCACCGCAAACCGTTGGCAAAGCTAAAAACGGCTTACGAGGTCAACCCCATCAAAGACCTTGTCCCTGTCTGTCCAAACTGCCACGCCGTTATTCACCTTGGCGGGGCAAACCGATCTGTGGACCAAGTGCGAGCGATGATCGAGACAGCAAAATCGGCACAGTAG
- a CDS encoding transposase — translation MLGTTFHEPAHCLERPSLFRPCPYSQQYIRAEAIKLDELLQYNLQSVRSRLMKEDFQQFCEYNYAASAGKFLGAWCTRAMRKKIKPLKDFAKTLRKKRDLLLHWFRADGALLSGIGEEFNNKLKRITRKSYGFRTQNAYEIALYRIP, via the coding sequence ATGCTGGGTACGACGTTCCACGAACCGGCCCACTGCCTGGAACGCCCGAGCCTGTTCCGGCCGTGCCCGTATAGCCAGCAATACATCCGTGCCGAAGCGATCAAGCTCGATGAGTTGCTACAGTACAACCTGCAAAGCGTGCGCAGCCGCTTGATGAAAGAAGACTTTCAACAGTTCTGCGAATACAACTATGCGGCATCGGCAGGAAAGTTTCTTGGTGCTTGGTGTACTCGAGCGATGAGAAAAAAAATTAAGCCGTTGAAAGATTTCGCGAAGACACTTCGTAAGAAACGCGACCTACTTCTGCATTGGTTCCGGGCCGATGGGGCGTTATTATCAGGAATCGGTGAGGAATTTAACAACAAACTAAAACGGATCACCAGAAAATCTTATGGTTTTCGGACTCAAAACGCCTACGAAATCGCGCTATACCGTATACCGTAA